DNA from Gammaproteobacteria bacterium:
AGCGCCCGTCGCCGGAGAGCGTGGTCCAGGTCGGGGAGCAGGCGGCCATGCCGGAGCCGCCCATCCCGCCGGCCATGTCACTGGTGGCTCCGCCGCCCATCCTGCCGCCCATCCTCGCGCCGTGGGCGACCGGCTCGTCGACCGGCTCTCCCGTCACCAGGTTGAGCCGCCGGGTCACCTCGAGCGAGAAGGTGGACATCTCCACCAGCTGGTCGTCCATCATGCACGCCGAGTAGTTGTACATGCCGTCCGGCGACATGCGCGACCCGTGCGGCATGGTGCAGGTGGTCACCTGCTCGATCTCGTACATGTCCTCGGTGTCCACCACCGACACCGTGCTCGGGACGTGGTCGCCGTAGAAGTTCGAGTTGACCGCGAAGGCCAGCACGCCGTCGGGGGTGAGCGACACGGTCGCGGGGAAGAACCCGAGCTCGGTGGCGGCCACCACCGTGTCGGGGCCGGTCTCGTACTTGAGCAGGTAGCCGTTCGGGAAGCCGTGCCCGAGCGTCAGGTACCAGTATTCGCCGGACGGGTCGAAAAACATCCCGTGCGGCCCCTCGATCTCGGCGGGCCAGCGGCCCACCCGGATGACCTTCTCCACCGAGAGCCCGGCTTCGGGCGTGAACTCGAGCACCGCCACCTCGTCCTCCGACTCCGCGGCCACGTATGCCCGGTACGACTGCGCCTGGGCTGGTTCGGGCGCGACGACAAGCACCGCCAGCAGCGCGGCGGCCGCGAGCCGGAGTGACTCGACGCGGCGATGGCGCCGCGACAGGCCCTTCGTCACGGAACCAGCGTCCTCCTCGGCTGCAGCCTCACCGACCAGAGCCCGGAGTGGTGCTCGGCGATGAACAGGTGTCCCTTGTGAATCTGCGGGCCCCAGCTGAATGGCGCGTTGGGCACGAAGGCGTCGGGATCGTTGGCGGCGTAGTGCGCGATCTCGCGGCCCTGCAGCCCCAGGTTGCCCTTGAGCTCGCCGGAGATGTCGATGACGCGGGTGCCACCGTTGTAATACGCTGCGTAGAGGCGGTCTCCGTCGATCCACATGTTGTGCGACCCGGCCTCCGGGATCTCGTAGCGCGCGACCTCTTCGGGGTTGTTGGGGTCGGTGAAGTCGACGACGTGGATGTAGCCGGCCATGCGCGGGGGCGTGCGCTCGGCGTCCAGGTCGTTGAAGCCGGGGCGGCCGATCTCGTCGCCCATGAAGATGTAGAAGCGGCCGGTCGGGCTCCAGTACGGGAAGGCCGCGTGGGTCGCCCCGCCGATGTCGGCGAAACGGCTCATCAGCACCGGGTTCGAGGGGCTGCCGCCCCGGTCGCCCCCGCCCACGTCGATGACCGCCACCCCGTCGGCCCAGTT
Protein-coding regions in this window:
- a CDS encoding YncE family protein produces the protein MTKGLSRRHRRVESLRLAAAALLAVLVVAPEPAQAQSYRAYVAAESEDEVAVLEFTPEAGLSVEKVIRVGRWPAEIEGPHGMFFDPSGEYWYLTLGHGFPNGYLLKYETGPDTVVAATELGFFPATVSLTPDGVLAFAVNSNFYGDHVPSTVSVVDTEDMYEIEQVTTCTMPHGSRMSPDGMYNYSACMMDDQLVEMSTFSLEVTRRLNLVTGEPVDEPVAHGARMGGRMGGGATSDMAGGMGGSGMAACSPTWTTLSGDGRFVYVACNRGNEIVQVDIESWSVARRIAAEGAPYNLALTHDGSRLLATLKGSGHLAVWDLDTGEQLAKIESTQEVTHGVVVTSDNRFAFVTVEGIGGQPGIVEVIDLATYERVGMAETGKQAGGITLVPGAS